One window of Perca flavescens isolate YP-PL-M2 chromosome 15, PFLA_1.0, whole genome shotgun sequence genomic DNA carries:
- the hid1a gene encoding protein HID1: MGSTDSKLNFRKAVIQLTTKTQPVEATDDAFWDQFWADTTTTVQDVFALVPAAEIRAVREESPSNLATLCYKAVEKMVQGAESGCPTEREKQVILNCTRILSRILPYIFEDQDWRGFFWSTVPGAGRAGTDELDDDDGARPLAESLLLAIADLLFCPDFTVHSHRRGPDSVENMQSIDSCEYIWEAGVGFAQSPPLNYIHDLNRTELLRLLLTCFSEAMYLPSSSDNNVLNPWVTFFCSTENRHALPLFTSLLNVVCAYDPVGYGIPYNHLLFSDYREQLVEQAVQILIVTLEHDGGVPHRTPSPSSMEEQESAGPENLFVNYLSRIHREEDYDFVLKGLARLLTNPLTQTYLPNSTKKIQFHQELLVLFWKLCDFNKKFLFFVLKSSDVLDILVPILFYLNDARADQSRVGLMHIGVFILLLLSGERNFGVRLNKPYSVHVPMDIPVFTGTHADLLIVVFHKIITTGHQRLQPLFDCLLTIVVNVSPYLKSLSMVAANKLLHLLEAFSTSWFLFSVAQNHHLVFFLLEAFNNIIQYQFDGNCNLVYAIIRKRNVFHQLANLPSDPASIQKALQRKRKSPDVISRTSSQETVSMEGSHPAVPAEPGTLKTSLVAIPGIDKLTEKSQVSEDGTMVSVSKGDSTHTAHSDQTAVAGTSDTESNSGRENEDVFYTESEMERRRLSSASSTSFWAPTQEWVHSWKCKLPLQTIMRLLQVLVPQVEKICIDKGLTDESEILKFLQHGTLVGLLPVPHPILIRKYQANAGTAMWFRTYMWGVVYLRNVDPPIWYDTDVRLFEIQRM; the protein is encoded by the exons ATGGGCAGCACCGACTCAAAATTGAACTTCAGGAAAGCAGTGATTCAGCTGACAACCAAAACACAG CCAGTGGAAGCCACAGACGATGCCTTCTGGGACCAGTTCTGGGCAGACACCACCACCACGGTCCAGGATGTTTTTGCGCTGGTGCCAGCTGCAGAGATAAGAGCTGTTCGAGAGGAGTCCCCCTCCAATTTAGCAACCCTCTGCTATAAG GCCGTGGAGAAGATGGTGCAGGGTGCGGAGTCTGGTTGCCccacagagagggagaagcaGGTGATCCTGAACTGCACACGCATCCTGAGCCGCATCCTTCCCTACATCTTTGAGGACCAGGACTGGAGAGGATTCTTCTGGTCGACCGTGCCCGGTGCTGGGCGGGCTGGG ACAGATGAgctggatgatgatgatggcgcTCGACCACTGGCCGAGTCGCTGCTCCTGGCAATTGCTGACCTGCTCTTCTGTCCTGACTTCACGGTGCACAGCCATAGGAGAGGCCCT GACTCGGTAGAGAACATGCAATCTATAGACAGCTGTGAATACATCTGGGAGGCAGGGGTGGGCTTCGCACAGTCGCCCCCTTTAAACTACATCCATGATCTGAATAG GACAGAGTTGCTGAGATTGTTACTAACCTGCTTCTCTGAGGCCATGTACCTGCCTTCTTCATCGGACAACAATGTCCTCAACCCTTGGGTGACATTCTTCTGCTCAACAGAAAATAG ACATGCACTGCCGCTATTCACCTCTCTGCTGAATGTGGTGTGTGCCTATGATCCAGTGGGCTACGGCATCCCGTACAACCACCTGCTCTTCTCCGACTACCGAGAGCAGCTGGTGGAGCAGGCTGTACAGATCCTCATTGTGACGCTGGAGCATGACGGAGGGGTTCCCCACCGGACCCCCTCCCCATCCAGCATGGAGGAACAAGAG TCTGCAGGCCCTGAGAACCTGTTTGTGAATTATTTGTCAAGGATCCACAGAGAGGAG GATTATGACTTTGTACTGAAGGGCTTAGCTCGTCTACTGACCAACCCTTTGACTCAGACTTACCTGCCTAACTCTACCAAGAAGATCCAGTTTCACCAAGAGCTGTTGGTTCTTTTCTGGAAGCTTTGTGACTTCAACAAG AAGTTCCTGTTTTTTGTCCTGAAGAGTAGTGATGTGCTGGATATTCTGGTTCCTATTCTCTTCTACCTGAATGATGCCAGGGCTGACCAGT CCCGTGTTGGACTCATGCACATTGGAGTGTTCATTTTGCTGCTGCTGAGCGGGGAGAGAAACTTTGGGGTGCGCTTGAATAAGCCCTACTCCGTCCATGTGCCTATGGACATCCCAGTGTTCACAGGCACTCATGCTGACCTGCTTATAGTG GTGTTTCACAAGATTATCACCACAGGCCACCAGCGTCTCCAGCCTCTGTTTGACTGCCTACTCACCATTGTTGTAAATG TGTCTCCCTATTTGAAGAGCTTGTCCATGGTGGCAGCCAATAAACTGCTCCACCTGCTGGAGGCTTTCTCTACCAGCTGGTTCCTGTTCTCTGTAGCCCAGAACCATCACCTTGTGTTCTTCCTTCTTGAGGCTTTCAACAATATCATCCAGTACCAGTTTGATG GAAACTGCAACCTGGTGTACGCTATCATCCGCAAACGTAATGTGTTCCACCAGTTGGCCAACCTGCCCTCTGATCCTGCTTCCATCCAGAAGGCTttgcagaggaagaggaagtctCCAGATGTAATTTCCCGCACTAGCTCACAGGAGACTGTATCCATGGAGGGCTCTCACCCTGCTGTGCCAGCAGAGCCTGGTACACTGAAGACCAGTCTGGTCGCTATACCAG GCATTGATAAACTGACTGAGAAGTCCCAAGTGTCAGAGGATGGCACCATGGTGTCAGTTTCAAAGGGagactccacacacacagcccactCAGACCAAACTGCAGTCGCCGGGACCAGTGACACAGAGTCAAACTCAGGTCGAGAAAACGAA GATGTTTTCTACACTGAATCAGAAATGGAGAGAAGACGTTTGTCAAGTGCGTCTTCGACATCGTTTTGGGCTCCCACACAAGAATGG GTCCACTCCTGGAAGTGTAAACTACCTCTGCAGACTATCATGCGCCTTCTACAAGTGCTAGTTCCCCAGGTGGAGAAGATCTGCATCGATAA GGGTCTGACAGATGAATCCGAGATCCTGAAGTTTCTCCAGCATGGCACATTAGTGGGCCTGTTGCCAGTCCCTCACCCTATCCTCATCAGAAAGTATCAGGCCAACGCAGGCACTGCCATGTGGTTTCGCACGTACATGTGGGGTGTTGTCTATTTGCG AAATGTGGACCCTCCTATCTGGTATGACACTGATGTCCGCCTTTTTGAGATTCAGAGGATGTAG
- the LOC114569757 gene encoding proton channel OTOP2 isoform X1, with protein sequence MRTVAQHTLLTCNKLFSRKTPNYVIEAHPSNIETTAQMNIQHVPSPPYAPSVRHVEAVERAHRGGGWLLSGIICINILILGCALVSGSAFNIVAITAEHRQIFLIILLLLTMLWMPFYVFTSRKDQAVLFKDSHAGPVWLRVSSTSSRLSLMWATFTVILLLKLPSLSYKLCFCLSRHFLWIHAKDCVEQYTNLTRCGLTLTLSTNLVVRMTAVTEESVHQTTIPDLNVTV encoded by the exons ATGAGAACTGTTGCTCAACATACGCTCCTGACCTGCAACAAACTTTTCTCTAG AAAAACACCAAATTATGTTATTGAGGCCCATCCATCCAACATTGAGACAACAGCACAGATGAACATCCAACATGTGCCCAGCCCTCCTTATGCTCCCAGTGTTCGCCATGTGGAGGCGGTGGAGAGGGCCCACCGTGGTGGTGGATGGCTCCTGTCTGGCATCATCTGCATCAACATCCTGATCCTGGGCTGCGCTCTGGTCAGCGGCAGTGCTTTTAACATTGTGGCCATTACTGCTGAGCACAGGCAAATCTTCCTCatcattctcctcctcctcactatGTTGTGGATGCCGTTTTACGTCTTCACTTCTCGAAAGGATCAAGCAGTTTTGTTCAAGGATAGCCACGCAGGGCCTGTGTGGCTCCGAG TTTCCTCAACATCTTCAAGATTGTCACTTATGTGGGCTACCTTCACTGTGATTCTGCTGTTAAAGTTGCCTTCCCTGTCGTACaagctgtgtttctgtttgtccag ACACTTCCTGTGGATTCATGCAAAGGACTGTGTGGAGCAATACACAAATTTAACGCg GTGTGGCCTTACTCTTACGCTTTCAACTAACCTGGTGGTGCGGATGACAGCAGTTACTGAGGAATCAGTTCACCAGACTACGATACCTGATCTAAATGTCACTGTCTGA
- the LOC114569757 gene encoding proton channel OTOP2 isoform X2, producing MRTVAQHTLLTCNKLFSRKTPNYVIEAHPSNIETTAQMNIQHVPSPPYAPSVRHVEAVERAHRGGGWLLSGIICINILILGCALVSGSAFNIVAITAEHRQIFLIILLLLTMLWMPFYVFTSRKDQAVLFKDSHAGPVWLRAGLLLFGFLSFLNIFKIVTYVGYLHCDSAVKVAFPVVQAVFLFVQTLPVDSCKGLCGAIHKFNAVWPYSYAFN from the exons ATGAGAACTGTTGCTCAACATACGCTCCTGACCTGCAACAAACTTTTCTCTAG AAAAACACCAAATTATGTTATTGAGGCCCATCCATCCAACATTGAGACAACAGCACAGATGAACATCCAACATGTGCCCAGCCCTCCTTATGCTCCCAGTGTTCGCCATGTGGAGGCGGTGGAGAGGGCCCACCGTGGTGGTGGATGGCTCCTGTCTGGCATCATCTGCATCAACATCCTGATCCTGGGCTGCGCTCTGGTCAGCGGCAGTGCTTTTAACATTGTGGCCATTACTGCTGAGCACAGGCAAATCTTCCTCatcattctcctcctcctcactatGTTGTGGATGCCGTTTTACGTCTTCACTTCTCGAAAGGATCAAGCAGTTTTGTTCAAGGATAGCCACGCAGGGCCTGTGTGGCTCCGAG CTGGACTTCTGTTGTTTGGGTTTCTCAGTTTCCTCAACATCTTCAAGATTGTCACTTATGTGGGCTACCTTCACTGTGATTCTGCTGTTAAAGTTGCCTTCCCTGTCGTACaagctgtgtttctgtttgtccag ACACTTCCTGTGGATTCATGCAAAGGACTGTGTGGAGCAATACACAAATTTAACGCg GTGTGGCCTTACTCTTACGCTTTCAACTAA
- the amn gene encoding protein amnionless, with amino-acid sequence MLKSPDMLIFFCLVGAAGALHKQWIPDTNYENKTNWDKENVPCGNDIVQFPAQRKVSVFVETTHAVQEMKLPVDGEFILDSGAGFYVVRGQDSGCGAGVTTQFKDSESLQWFNPALWQAAATQDDLQRGNFLFSVHEESVPCQYDDVVFKARSSFRVDTSSSQPSIPVKSVSVLGKKFDSGSEFSHYLSSRSGQLQFEGSSALSIGNQECGDPSGCDCGNSVNHQQICNSVTCASLTCKKPLLPVGHCCDVCGAIVTVQYAAGFNLQTYRQRIHHLFLVLPQYNSIQLGMSKVFKSQRLMGVIPSGTSPEIQVLIVDGEKGTLSEVLARDIVKDAHSHGPTLGITGAEFQASSGSSSDQTGGSAGMVAGVVFGVLIMITLIVIIVLIRKGVIQLPSSLPSLSSFVKSSDVTDLGGPLDHGFDNPIFDQPNMLPDIPGVYATETNNSISMTQTGVHFVNPVYDENETDFI; translated from the coding sequence ATGCTGAAATCACCAGACATGCTTATCTTCTTCTGTCTTGTTGGGGCAGCGGGTGCCCTGCACAAACAGTGGATTCCTGACACCAACTATGAGAATAAGACCAATTGGGATAAAGAAAATGTTCCATGTGGTAACGACATTGTTCAGTTTCCAGCCCAGAGAAAAGTGTCTGTGTTCGTGGAGACCACGCATGCTGTGCAGGAGATGAAGCTGCCAGTTGATGGAGAGTTCATCCTGGATTCAGGAGCTGGATTTTATGTTGTGAGAGGACAAGATTCGGGCTGCGGAGCGGGTGTCACGACTCAATTCAAAGATTCCGAGTCTCTCCAGTGGTTTAATCCAGCTCTGTGGCAGGCAGCTGCAACTCAGGATGACCTGCAGCGCGGGAATTTCTTATTCTCAGTCCACGAGGAGAGTGTCCCTTGCCAGTATGATGATGTGGTTTTTAAAGCCCGCTCCTCTTTCAGGGTGGACACCAGCTCCAGTCAGCCTAGCATTCCTGTCAAATCTGTGTCTGTGCTGGGGAAGAAGTTTGATAGCGGATCTGAGTTCTCCCATTATCTGAGCTCACGTTCAGGCCAGCTGCAGTTTGAAGGATCCTCTGCCTTGTCTATTGGAAACCAAGAGTGTGGGGATCCTTCTGGCTGTGACTGTGGGAATTCTGTGAACCATCAGCAGATCTGTAACAGTGTAACATGTGCCTCTCTGACCTGTAAAAAGCCTCTTCTCCCTGTGGGACACTGTTGTGATGTTTGTGGTGCCATTGTTACCGTCCAATACGCCGCTGGGTTCAACCTGCAAACTTACAGGCAACGAATTCATCACCTATTTCTTGTCCTGCCACAATACAATTCCATTCAGCTGGGCATGTCTAAAGTCTTCAAGTCACAGCGGCTGATGGGGGTCATCCCTTCTGGTACCTCACCTGAAATCCAGGTGCTTATCGTGGATGGAGAGAAGGGAACACTATCAGAGGTTCTGGCCAGGGACATAGTGAAGGATGCCCATTCTCATGGCCCCACCCTGGGAATCACTGGGGCTGAATTTCAAGCCTCCTCTGGGAGCAGCAgtgatcagactggtggtagtGCTGGGATGGTGGCTGGAgttgtgtttggagttttgatTATGATTACACTCATCGTTATCATTGTCCTGATTCGTAAGGGGGTTATTCAGTTGCCATCATCACTGCCTTCTCTGAGCAGCTTCGTGAAAAGCAGCGACGTTACAGACCTTGGTGGGCCTCTTGACCACGGCTTTGATAATCCCATTTTTGACCAGCCAAACATGCTGCCTGATATTCCTGGTGTGTATGCAACTGAAACAAATAATTCAATCTCCATGACTCAGACGGGTGTGCACTTTGTGAATCCAGTTTATGACGAGAATGAAACTGATTTTATTTGA